In Streptococcus oralis, a single window of DNA contains:
- the sodA gene encoding superoxide dismutase SodA yields MAIILPDLPYAYDALEPYIDAETMHLHHDKHHQTYVNNANVALEKHPEIGEDLEALLTDVDSIPADIRQALINNGGGHLNHALFWELMTPEKTAPSAELAAAIDATFGSFEEFQAAFTAAATTRFGSGWAWLVVNKEGKLEVTSTANQDTPISEGKKPILGLDVWEHAYYVKYRNVRPDYIKAFFSVINWNKVDELYAAAK; encoded by the coding sequence ATGGCTATTATCTTACCAGACCTTCCATACGCATACGACGCTTTGGAACCATACATCGATGCAGAAACAATGCACTTGCACCATGACAAACACCACCAAACTTATGTCAACAATGCAAATGTAGCTCTTGAAAAACACCCTGAAATCGGTGAAGACCTTGAAGCTTTGCTTACTGATGTAGATTCTATCCCAGCTGATATCCGTCAAGCACTTATCAACAATGGTGGTGGACACTTGAACCACGCTCTTTTCTGGGAATTGATGACTCCTGAAAAAACTGCTCCATCAGCAGAACTTGCAGCAGCAATCGACGCAACATTTGGTTCATTTGAAGAATTCCAAGCAGCCTTTACAGCAGCAGCTACAACTCGCTTTGGTTCTGGCTGGGCATGGTTGGTTGTCAACAAAGAAGGGAAGCTTGAAGTGACTTCAACAGCAAACCAAGATACACCAATCTCAGAAGGTAAAAAACCAATTTTGGGCTTGGACGTTTGGGAACATGCTTACTATGTGAAATACCGCAATGTACGTCCTGACTACATCAAAGCTTTCTTCTCAGTCATTAACTGGAACAAAGTAGATGAGCTTTACGCAGCAGCAAAATAA
- the holA gene encoding DNA polymerase III subunit delta encodes MLAIEDSKKLTLSNLSSLNLFTGTDQGQFEVMKSQVLKQIGYDPADLNFAYFDMKEVAYKELELELVSLPFFTDEKIVILDHFVDITTAKKRFLTDDELKSFEEYLGNPSPTTKLLIFAEGKLDSKRRLVKLLKRDATVFDAIEPKEQEIRQYFQKWSQTQGLQFVGQSFENLLLKSGFQFSEIQKNLLFLQSYKSDGMIEEKDIVEAIPKTLQDNIFDLTQLILGKKIDQARDLVRDLTLQGEDEIKLIAVMLGQFRTFTQVKILSETGQTESQIASSLGTYLGRNPNPYQIKFALRDSRGISLAFLKRAISYLIETDYQIKTGVYEKGYLFEKALLQIAAEAN; translated from the coding sequence ATGCTAGCCATTGAAGACAGTAAGAAGTTGACTTTATCAAATCTATCTAGCTTGAATCTATTTACAGGGACAGATCAGGGCCAGTTTGAAGTGATGAAGAGTCAAGTGTTGAAACAGATTGGTTATGATCCAGCTGATCTTAACTTTGCTTACTTTGATATGAAAGAAGTAGCCTATAAAGAGTTAGAGTTGGAGTTGGTCAGTCTCCCTTTCTTTACGGATGAGAAAATCGTAATATTAGACCATTTTGTCGATATCACAACAGCCAAGAAACGTTTTTTAACAGATGATGAGCTCAAGTCATTTGAGGAATACCTTGGTAACCCTTCGCCAACAACCAAGTTGTTGATTTTTGCAGAAGGAAAGTTAGATAGTAAAAGACGGCTGGTCAAATTGCTCAAACGAGATGCGACTGTCTTTGATGCTATTGAACCTAAGGAACAAGAGATTCGTCAGTATTTCCAAAAATGGAGTCAGACACAAGGTCTGCAGTTTGTGGGGCAATCCTTTGAAAATCTACTTCTCAAATCTGGTTTTCAATTTAGTGAAATCCAGAAAAATCTCCTTTTTTTACAGTCTTATAAGTCAGATGGCATGATAGAGGAGAAGGACATTGTCGAGGCTATTCCAAAGACTCTGCAGGACAATATTTTTGATTTGACTCAGCTTATCTTGGGCAAAAAGATCGACCAGGCCCGTGACCTGGTTAGAGACTTGACCTTGCAAGGGGAGGATGAGATCAAGCTCATAGCTGTCATGTTAGGACAGTTTCGAACCTTTACCCAAGTGAAGATTTTATCAGAGACTGGTCAGACGGAATCGCAGATTGCAAGCAGTCTGGGAACTTACTTGGGGCGCAACCCTAATCCTTATCAAATCAAGTTTGCATTGAGAGATTCGAGAGGGATTTCCTTGGCCTTTCTCAAGCGAGCGATTTCTTATTTAATTGAAACGGACTACCAGATTAAGACAGGTGTCTATGAAAAAGGGTACCTGTTTGAAAAGGCACTTTTGCAGATCGCGGCAGAAGCAAATTGA
- a CDS encoding YutD family protein, with amino-acid sequence MRKEIAPELYNYNKFPGPEFHVNGDKVETEGIAFTLVENIKDAFDVTVFNQRFSEVLTKFDYVVGDWSNEQLRLRGFYKDDRTEEKIEKISRLQDYLLEYCSYGCAYFVLENQAPKRASFDKKMRKKDEENLPRRGKKPSQNKRKPNTDKRNRRRHKDQKSQKEDKGQRHFVIRQK; translated from the coding sequence ATGCGTAAAGAAATTGCACCTGAATTATACAACTATAACAAGTTTCCTGGCCCAGAATTTCATGTGAATGGGGATAAGGTTGAGACTGAAGGGATTGCTTTTACCTTGGTTGAAAATATCAAGGATGCTTTCGATGTGACAGTCTTTAATCAACGCTTTTCTGAGGTGTTGACCAAGTTTGATTATGTCGTGGGGGACTGGAGCAATGAACAGCTCCGTCTACGTGGCTTTTATAAAGACGACCGAACAGAGGAAAAAATTGAAAAAATCAGTCGCTTACAGGATTATCTTTTAGAGTATTGTAGTTATGGTTGTGCTTATTTTGTCCTAGAAAACCAAGCACCGAAACGGGCTTCATTTGACAAAAAAATGCGTAAAAAGGATGAGGAGAACCTTCCTAGAAGAGGCAAGAAACCTTCGCAAAATAAGAGAAAACCAAATACGGATAAGCGAAATAGACGTCGTCATAAGGACCAAAAGTC
- a CDS encoding GNAT family N-acetyltransferase, with the protein MNLRPMEVRDNPAVAQLIRASLEEFGLDKPGTVYFDSHLDHLADYYQQQERSAYFILEDEGQLVGCGGFAPVSDKIAELQKLYVTKNSRGKGYSSRLIKRIFQEARLAGYEQLYLETSTELATAVAIYQHYGFTSLQQPLANAAGHPAMNIWMIKSLLSDE; encoded by the coding sequence ATGAACTTACGGCCAATGGAAGTAAGAGATAATCCAGCTGTAGCACAACTCATTCGAGCTAGTCTTGAAGAATTCGGGCTTGACAAACCTGGAACTGTCTACTTTGATTCTCATCTAGATCATTTGGCCGACTACTATCAACAGCAAGAGAGGTCAGCTTACTTTATTCTGGAAGATGAAGGTCAGCTGGTTGGCTGTGGTGGCTTTGCACCTGTGTCTGATAAGATTGCTGAATTACAAAAACTGTATGTCACTAAAAATAGCCGTGGCAAAGGTTATTCTAGCAGGTTGATAAAGCGGATATTCCAGGAAGCCCGTCTAGCTGGTTATGAACAGCTTTATCTAGAAACCTCTACTGAACTGGCTACGGCTGTCGCCATCTATCAACACTATGGTTTCACATCACTGCAACAACCACTTGCTAACGCCGCCGGCCACCCAGCTATGAATATCTGGATGATAAAATCTCTCTTATCAGATGAATAG
- the gdhA gene encoding NADP-specific glutamate dehydrogenase: MTSAKDYIQSVFATVKARNGHEAEFLQAVEEFFSTLEPVFEKHPEYIEENILARITEPERVISFRVPWVDREGKVQVNRGYRVQFNSAVGPYKGGLRFHPTVNQGILKFLGFEQIFKNVLTGLPIGGGKGGSDFDPKGKTDAEVMRFCQSFMTELQKYIGPSLDVPAGDIGVGGREIGYLYGQYKRLNQFDAGVLTGKPLGFGGSLIRPEATGYGLVYYTEEMLKANGNSFAGKKVVISGSGNVAQYALQKATELGATVISVSDSNGYVIDENGIDFDLLVDVKEKRRARLTEYAAEKATATYHEGSVWTYAGNYDIALPCATQNEINGEAAKRLVAQGVICVSEGANMPSDLDAIKVYKENGILYGPAKAANAGGVAVSALEMSQNSLRLSWTREEVDGRLKDIMTNIFNTAKTTAETYGLGTDYLAGANIAAFENVANAMIAQGIV; this comes from the coding sequence ATGACATCTGCTAAAGACTATATCCAAAGCGTGTTTGCAACTGTGAAAGCTCGTAACGGGCATGAGGCTGAATTTCTCCAGGCGGTTGAAGAATTCTTCAGCACTTTGGAACCTGTATTTGAAAAACACCCTGAGTATATCGAAGAAAACATCTTGGCACGCATCACTGAGCCTGAGCGCGTGATTTCTTTCCGTGTTCCTTGGGTTGACCGTGAAGGTAAAGTCCAAGTCAACCGTGGTTACCGTGTTCAATTCAACTCAGCTGTTGGACCATATAAAGGCGGACTTCGTTTCCACCCAACTGTAAACCAAGGGATCTTGAAATTCCTTGGCTTCGAACAAATCTTTAAAAACGTCTTAACTGGACTTCCAATCGGTGGAGGTAAAGGGGGATCAGACTTCGATCCTAAAGGTAAGACTGACGCTGAAGTGATGCGCTTCTGCCAAAGCTTCATGACTGAATTGCAAAAATATATCGGACCATCTCTTGACGTACCTGCTGGTGATATCGGTGTTGGTGGACGTGAAATTGGTTACCTTTACGGACAATACAAACGTCTTAACCAATTTGATGCGGGTGTCTTGACTGGTAAACCTCTTGGATTTGGTGGTAGCTTGATTCGTCCAGAAGCAACTGGTTATGGTTTGGTTTACTACACTGAAGAAATGCTCAAAGCTAATGGTAACAGTTTTGCTGGTAAGAAAGTGGTTATTTCAGGTTCTGGTAACGTAGCTCAATATGCTCTTCAAAAAGCGACTGAACTCGGCGCTACTGTTATCTCTGTATCTGACTCAAACGGTTATGTCATCGACGAAAATGGTATTGACTTCGATCTTTTGGTTGATGTTAAAGAAAAACGCCGTGCTCGTTTGACTGAGTATGCAGCTGAGAAAGCAACTGCTACTTACCATGAAGGTTCTGTATGGACTTACGCTGGTAACTACGACATCGCTCTTCCATGTGCGACTCAAAACGAAATCAACGGTGAAGCAGCTAAACGTTTGGTTGCTCAAGGCGTTATCTGTGTATCTGAAGGTGCTAACATGCCTAGTGACCTTGATGCGATTAAAGTCTACAAAGAAAACGGAATCCTTTACGGACCTGCCAAAGCTGCCAACGCTGGTGGTGTAGCTGTATCAGCGCTTGAAATGAGCCAAAACAGCCTTCGCCTTTCATGGACCCGTGAAGAAGTTGATGGACGCCTCAAAGACATCATGACAAACATCTTCAATACAGCTAAAACAACTGCTGAAACATACGGTCTTGGTACTGACTACCTTGCAGGAGCAAATATCGCTGCCTTCGAAAACGTAGCAAACGCTATGATTGCACAAGGTATTGTTTAA
- a CDS encoding DUF3173 family protein translates to METVNYKDLVAIGFPEHTSRNIIRQAKKIAVKKFEEARKNDKNAVQLGCSPFDNKRLGIAPKNIVENLIGISFSDIEGEKNGYIKDKEI, encoded by the coding sequence ATGGAAACAGTAAACTATAAAGATTTAGTTGCGATTGGTTTTCCAGAGCACACATCTAGAAATATTATTAGACAAGCAAAAAAGATTGCTGTAAAAAAGTTTGAAGAAGCTAGAAAAAATGATAAGAATGCGGTACAATTAGGATGTTCACCTTTCGATAATAAAAGGTTAGGCATTGCTCCTAAAAATATTGTAGAAAATTTAATTGGTATTTCTTTTTCAGATATAGAAGGTGAGAAAAATGGTTATATCAAAGACAAAGAAATATAA
- a CDS encoding ABC transporter ATP-binding protein: MNSQKHSEVTFGEFLTLLKPYKIAISIALIIALISSTLSIFQPILLSKIIDNINDNILGQTVIFFSIIVLLSAILNSIKQYILESISENLVSSLRIQIVNRSIKYKIEVFDTKKIGDLASILSADTAQLRGILSQGIVELISQTFTMIFALIMMFYLDIQLFGVSLLAVLSLLICGLLLGKKTRPIAKDLQEIVGELSSELERTLRGIRTIRAFLSEVVFIERMSSVVTNATKIGKKVAIFKSIISGFSNIALQIMLIIIIGIGSIRVATGIISIGNLSAFIMYVMLVLTPAAMLGGVLSSINEGLGAYSRIKLALELPIEDDVNSLNVLDKKTNLVLQIKNLTFKYNGNSDKNILNKINISVNGPGVTALVGPSGSGKTTIFELIERFYDSDNGSIELYGNNIYDLPIKVLRSKITFVEQNASIFSGTVLENLQIANKNVSRFDCLYALNLVNLFQDIPEEEILDRVIGESGLTLSGGEQQRLSLARALISPNDIILLDESTSNLDSINESKIQQVIKDLSSKKTVLIIAHRLSTIQNADSIYLIREGEVHDFGTHQELLSRNKLYKELVETQFINKGA, encoded by the coding sequence ATGAATAGTCAAAAACATTCAGAAGTCACGTTCGGGGAATTTTTAACATTACTAAAACCTTATAAAATAGCTATAAGTATTGCTTTGATTATTGCACTGATTTCGTCAACATTATCAATTTTTCAACCAATACTTCTTTCAAAAATTATTGACAATATTAACGATAACATTTTAGGACAAACTGTAATATTTTTCTCCATAATAGTATTGTTATCTGCAATCCTTAACTCAATTAAGCAGTATATATTGGAGAGTATTAGTGAAAATTTAGTGAGTAGTTTACGAATTCAAATTGTAAATCGATCAATAAAATATAAGATTGAAGTATTTGATACTAAAAAGATTGGGGATTTGGCATCAATCTTGAGTGCGGATACAGCCCAGCTAAGGGGGATTTTGAGCCAAGGAATAGTAGAATTGATATCACAAACATTTACAATGATATTTGCATTAATTATGATGTTTTATCTTGATATTCAATTATTTGGTGTATCTTTGTTAGCCGTACTCTCTCTTTTAATTTGTGGCTTATTGCTTGGAAAAAAAACTAGACCGATTGCAAAGGATTTACAAGAAATAGTTGGAGAGTTATCCTCTGAGTTAGAACGAACTTTGCGGGGGATTAGGACTATTCGAGCATTTTTATCAGAAGTTGTTTTTATTGAAAGAATGAGTAGTGTTGTAACTAATGCGACAAAAATTGGTAAAAAAGTAGCTATTTTTAAATCGATTATAAGTGGCTTTTCCAATATAGCACTACAAATAATGCTAATAATAATTATTGGAATTGGTTCAATTAGAGTTGCTACAGGGATTATATCTATTGGAAATCTAAGTGCCTTTATAATGTATGTAATGCTAGTACTGACTCCAGCTGCAATGCTAGGAGGAGTATTGTCATCAATAAATGAGGGGTTAGGAGCTTATTCTAGGATTAAACTTGCATTGGAACTTCCGATAGAAGATGATGTAAATTCTTTAAATGTTCTTGATAAAAAAACGAATCTAGTTTTGCAAATTAAAAATTTAACCTTTAAATATAATGGCAATTCTGATAAAAATATTCTAAACAAGATTAATATTTCAGTTAATGGTCCGGGAGTGACAGCATTAGTTGGACCATCTGGTTCAGGAAAAACAACAATATTTGAACTTATTGAAAGATTTTATGATTCAGATAATGGGTCAATAGAATTGTATGGAAATAATATTTATGATTTGCCAATTAAAGTTCTTCGTTCAAAGATAACCTTTGTGGAACAAAATGCTTCAATCTTTTCTGGAACAGTACTAGAGAATCTACAAATTGCTAATAAGAATGTTTCAAGATTTGACTGCTTGTATGCACTTAATTTAGTTAATCTTTTTCAGGATATTCCTGAGGAAGAAATACTAGATAGGGTAATAGGGGAGTCTGGACTCACTTTGAGTGGTGGTGAACAACAAAGGTTATCGTTAGCTAGGGCTTTAATTTCTCCGAATGACATAATATTATTGGATGAGAGTACATCGAATTTAGATAGTATAAACGAGTCAAAAATACAACAAGTAATTAAAGATTTATCTAGTAAGAAGACTGTTTTAATAATTGCTCATAGATTATCTACGATTCAAAACGCTGATTCAATTTATTTAATAAGAGAAGGAGAAGTACATGACTTCGGTACTCATCAAGAACTATTATCAAGGAATAAACTCTATAAAGAATTGGTTGAAACTCAGTTTATTAATAAAGGAGCGTGA
- a CDS encoding dihydroorotate oxidase gives MVSTKTQIAGFEFDNCLMNAAGVACMTIEELEGVKNSAAGTFVTKTATLDFRQGNPEPRYQDVPLGSINSMGLPNNGLDYYLNYLLDLQEKEPNRTFFLSLVGMSPEETHTILKKVQESEFKGLTELNLSCPNVPGKPQIAYDFETTDCILAEVFAYFTKPLGIKLPPYFDIVHFDQAAAIFNKYPLKFVNCVNSIGNGLYIEDESVVIRPKNGFGGIGGEYIKPTALANVHAFYQRLNPQIQIIGTGGVLTGRDAFEHILCGASMVQVGTTLHKEGVGAFERITNELKEIMAEKGYERLEDFRGKLRYID, from the coding sequence ATGGTATCAACGAAAACACAAATAGCTGGCTTTGAGTTTGACAATTGCTTGATGAATGCAGCAGGTGTGGCTTGTATGACGATAGAGGAGCTAGAAGGGGTCAAAAACTCAGCAGCGGGTACTTTTGTTACGAAGACTGCGACCTTGGACTTTCGTCAGGGCAATCCTGAGCCACGATACCAGGATGTTCCACTTGGTTCTATCAACTCCATGGGCTTGCCAAATAATGGCTTAGACTACTATTTGAACTATCTTTTGGACTTGCAGGAAAAAGAGCCAAACCGAACTTTCTTCCTATCTCTAGTTGGCATGTCTCCAGAAGAAACACATACCATCTTGAAAAAAGTGCAAGAGAGTGAATTCAAAGGACTGACAGAGCTTAATCTCTCTTGTCCAAATGTTCCAGGAAAACCTCAGATTGCTTATGATTTTGAGACAACAGATTGTATCTTGGCAGAAGTCTTTGCCTACTTTACCAAACCTCTTGGAATAAAATTGCCACCTTATTTTGATATTGTTCACTTTGATCAAGCGGCAGCTATTTTCAACAAATATCCGCTCAAGTTTGTTAACTGTGTTAACTCTATCGGAAACGGCCTTTATATAGAAGACGAGTCGGTCGTGATTCGTCCTAAAAATGGTTTTGGTGGCATTGGTGGAGAGTATATCAAACCGACTGCTCTAGCGAATGTGCACGCCTTTTACCAACGTTTAAATCCCCAAATCCAAATCATCGGAACAGGTGGCGTTCTGACTGGTCGTGATGCCTTTGAACATATCCTCTGTGGAGCAAGTATGGTGCAGGTGGGAACCACTCTTCACAAAGAAGGCGTCGGTGCTTTTGAACGCATTACCAATGAACTGAAAGAAATCATGGCGGAAAAAGGGTACGAGAGACTAGAAGATTTTCGTGGGAAATTGCGCTATATTGATTAA
- a CDS encoding DUF2268 domain-containing protein: MQINTIRSDKVYQEMLELPLEKREGLFRAKILAPFASKYQTQHIPLKAKYPGGFDALFLLGFMNQLPATLSEEDRPAINALSSDQLWQDCQETIKRSIGLFKQAGYDLEVEDYHFTILLGNPEKAMLQLHKGYSGDGGIPGYLMLSILPNDYTLPRIQAALAHECNHNVRFQFIKWNQQTTLADWVVSEGLAESFAAELYGKELIGPWVTSTSPEQLEEIKPIISSQLQLTGMAEMAPYLYGDEIAEIQGQIPVGMPYAAGYAYGYHLIQAYLKRTSKSIIEATVTPTEEILEATEDFWK; encoded by the coding sequence ATGCAAATCAATACGATTCGTTCAGATAAAGTTTATCAGGAGATGCTCGAGCTTCCTTTAGAAAAGAGAGAAGGTCTCTTTCGAGCTAAGATTTTAGCACCTTTTGCTTCCAAATACCAAACTCAACACATTCCTCTGAAAGCGAAGTATCCTGGAGGATTTGATGCTCTATTTTTACTTGGATTTATGAATCAGTTGCCCGCAACTCTCTCGGAAGAGGATAGACCAGCTATCAACGCTCTGAGCTCTGATCAACTCTGGCAGGACTGCCAGGAAACCATCAAGAGGAGTATCGGTCTTTTTAAGCAAGCTGGCTATGATTTAGAGGTTGAGGATTACCATTTTACTATTTTATTGGGCAACCCTGAAAAGGCCATGTTACAGCTCCATAAGGGTTACAGCGGAGATGGTGGAATCCCAGGTTATCTCATGTTAAGCATACTGCCTAATGACTATACTTTGCCACGTATTCAAGCGGCATTGGCTCACGAGTGCAATCACAATGTCCGCTTCCAATTTATCAAATGGAATCAGCAGACGACACTAGCAGACTGGGTAGTTAGTGAAGGATTGGCAGAGTCTTTTGCTGCTGAGCTCTATGGCAAGGAGCTCATTGGACCCTGGGTTACTTCAACCAGTCCAGAGCAATTAGAGGAGATTAAGCCCATCATCTCAAGTCAGCTTCAGCTAACAGGGATGGCGGAAATGGCTCCTTATCTCTACGGTGATGAAATTGCAGAGATTCAAGGTCAGATACCGGTTGGTATGCCTTATGCTGCGGGCTATGCTTATGGCTATCATCTTATACAAGCTTATCTGAAAAGAACAAGCAAGAGCATTATTGAGGCCACAGTAACACCAACAGAAGAGATTTTAGAGGCGACTGAAGACTTTTGGAAATGA
- a CDS encoding tyrosine-type recombinase/integrase: MVISKTKKYKGVYKDSKGKIYFQIELGVDPITGKRIQKKGRKNQQGLPFNSFKEAYEEILRLKHEFVNSTINNSFLTFREFMEEIYLKYYQQKVQFVTYQTALPHHQLFIKQFGSKKLSDISTIDCERFRLAIIDKYSSNYAKNMWSRFKACLGYAERLGYIDRVPFKGLDNPRGKHPDTKFWTFDEFTKVINSFDISEYEGLHNYMTIWLYFMTGLRVSEGIALKWEDIDFERKWIHVHSTIEKDKNGVWYAKQQTKTVAGNRKIDLDDFTITILKKWREVQIKNDDKDYVISRFGAPLCKSTISRIIKRHAKITGVPEITGKGLRHSHASYLINVLHKDTLYVSYRLGHADKSTTLNTYSHWYYSGDSTISEEITNSLDNLGLSIYLPNSCQS; this comes from the coding sequence ATGGTTATATCAAAGACAAAGAAATATAAAGGTGTATACAAAGATTCAAAAGGAAAAATTTATTTTCAAATTGAATTAGGAGTTGATCCAATAACTGGGAAAAGAATTCAAAAGAAAGGAAGGAAAAATCAACAGGGACTACCGTTTAATTCTTTTAAGGAAGCATATGAAGAGATACTTCGTTTAAAACATGAATTTGTGAACTCTACTATTAATAATAGTTTTCTAACTTTTAGAGAGTTTATGGAAGAGATTTATTTAAAATATTATCAACAAAAAGTTCAATTTGTAACTTATCAGACTGCTTTACCACATCATCAGTTATTTATTAAGCAATTTGGTAGTAAAAAATTATCAGATATTAGTACTATTGACTGTGAAAGATTTCGCTTAGCTATTATAGACAAGTATTCTAGTAACTATGCTAAAAATATGTGGTCTAGATTTAAAGCATGTCTGGGCTATGCAGAAAGATTGGGTTATATTGATAGAGTTCCTTTTAAAGGATTAGATAATCCTAGAGGAAAGCACCCTGATACAAAATTTTGGACATTTGATGAATTTACGAAGGTAATAAACTCTTTTGATATTAGTGAGTATGAGGGACTCCATAATTACATGACGATCTGGTTATATTTTATGACTGGCTTAAGAGTTAGTGAGGGTATTGCTCTTAAATGGGAAGATATTGATTTTGAACGTAAATGGATTCATGTTCATTCGACAATTGAGAAAGACAAAAACGGTGTATGGTATGCTAAACAACAAACAAAGACAGTAGCAGGAAATCGTAAAATTGATTTAGATGATTTTACGATTACAATACTTAAAAAATGGCGAGAAGTTCAAATCAAGAATGATGATAAAGATTATGTAATATCACGTTTTGGTGCCCCCTTGTGTAAGTCTACAATTTCTAGGATAATAAAAAGGCATGCTAAGATTACTGGTGTACCAGAAATTACGGGGAAAGGATTAAGACATAGTCATGCATCTTATCTTATAAATGTGTTACATAAGGATACTTTATATGTTTCATATCGATTAGGACACGCTGATAAGTCGACCACGTTGAATACATATAGTCATTGGTATTATTCAGGTGATTCAACAATTTCAGAAGAGATTACAAACAGTTTAGATAATCTTGGATTATCAATTTACCTACCAAATTCCTGCCAGAGTTGA
- a CDS encoding EXLDI protein, with the protein MHYKRIELKVTDQGIHERKIFQGVKIFSRSKLSKDQKSILTQKLYLTPKQNIVYYQRTDVNYDQNWQHNKDYYELAYGQLDRETVFKVCQDFDELSPFLENELLEKLKEKQLTGKFFEKLDI; encoded by the coding sequence ATGCACTATAAAAGAATTGAATTGAAGGTGACAGATCAAGGAATTCATGAGCGCAAGATTTTTCAAGGTGTTAAAATTTTTAGCCGTAGCAAGTTATCTAAAGATCAGAAAAGCATTCTAACACAGAAGCTTTACCTGACTCCGAAGCAAAACATCGTTTACTATCAACGGACAGATGTCAACTATGACCAGAACTGGCAGCATAATAAGGACTATTACGAATTAGCTTATGGTCAGTTGGACAGAGAGACTGTTTTTAAGGTTTGTCAAGATTTTGACGAACTAAGTCCTTTTCTGGAAAATGAGCTGCTTGAGAAGCTAAAAGAAAAGCAGTTAACAGGCAAATTTTTTGAAAAATTAGATATATAA
- a CDS encoding helix-turn-helix domain-containing protein, whose protein sequence is MYRRLRDLREDHDLTQKQIAEILSFTNSAYAKIERGEHTLTADVLVTLSNFYDVSSDYLLGLTDFPDKIRFRK, encoded by the coding sequence ATGTACAGACGTTTGAGAGATTTGAGGGAAGATCACGACTTGACCCAAAAACAAATAGCTGAAATACTTTCGTTTACAAACTCAGCTTATGCTAAAATTGAACGGGGTGAGCATACGTTAACAGCAGATGTATTGGTCACTCTCTCAAACTTTTACGATGTCAGTTCAGACTACCTATTGGGATTGACAGATTTTCCTGATAAAATTCGCTTTAGAAAATAA
- a CDS encoding membrane protein, whose amino-acid sequence MKNTRSELYKILSLPLFWIGVAIVIAISVFFTFQNIQVINAIANGHTEILILEDTTSQLTEFQTVRDAILSSPYQSSILFSPILFALILSTEYKFGQESLTKLLTPKWQTVLTGQICSGMIVASTLTIALSLINSAMLYVMLDETLQKYLSLGLVLEVTLRIIIFAITLTLLSMFLVKITRKPIPSVIVIVSILIITLSGILRVLSPTLEHLLPLIGAKSFAFGRVENNNPSEMYGLLLLLSQASIVTILMYIKAWYENQKDK is encoded by the coding sequence ATGAAAAATACTCGTAGTGAACTATACAAAATACTATCATTACCACTTTTTTGGATTGGTGTAGCAATTGTGATTGCAATCAGTGTATTCTTTACCTTTCAAAATATTCAAGTTATTAATGCGATAGCAAATGGTCATACAGAGATTCTTATACTTGAAGATACGACTAGTCAATTAACAGAGTTTCAAACGGTAAGGGATGCGATATTATCTTCCCCTTACCAATCTAGTATTCTATTTTCTCCAATCTTATTTGCACTGATTCTATCTACGGAGTACAAATTTGGTCAGGAATCATTAACTAAATTGTTAACACCAAAATGGCAGACCGTTTTAACAGGTCAGATTTGTTCTGGAATGATTGTAGCCAGTACGTTGACGATAGCTCTATCTCTTATAAATAGTGCAATGCTCTATGTGATGTTAGATGAAACATTACAAAAATATCTTAGCCTAGGTCTTGTTTTAGAAGTAACGTTAAGAATCATTATCTTTGCCATAACATTGACATTGCTTTCAATGTTTTTAGTAAAAATAACAAGAAAGCCTATTCCATCTGTCATTGTTATTGTAAGTATTCTTATTATAACTTTATCAGGTATATTGAGAGTCCTTTCTCCGACACTCGAACATTTACTCCCTCTAATAGGTGCAAAGTCATTTGCATTCGGAAGAGTAGAAAATAACAATCCTTCGGAAATGTATGGTTTGTTATTATTGTTATCTCAAGCATCAATAGTAACTATTTTGATGTATATTAAAGCTTGGTATGAAAATCAGAAGGACAAGTAA